The genomic window AGAACTGTAAGTTACTTGAAAATATTGAAGTAATATCTACGTGGAGTAGTAATAATGATAGTAACATGGAGAGTCTTGTAGAACCTTCCGAATTAGATATAAAGGATGACAATGAAAAATGTTtggatatattaaatgataatttaatatatgattttgaaaaagaagaagatgagaaaaaaaagaaaaacacaaaaaatgaaaagtCTTTATCAAATATTGATTTGGAATATGATACtatggaaaaatatataaaatgcataattgataataaagaaaaggaaGAATTTTATTCCTTTATGAAATACATATGTGATAgtgatttattttttacttttgtacaattatttttagatttaataaagaataaagATAGTAATTTAAATCCACAtgattatttaataaaattttttcaaataaatattgaagaagaaaataatacaaatagtataaaaagaaaaaatttaataaaagaaaataatttttataaaaaacaaaatgaggaattaaaaaaacaaattaatataatacaagTGGAAATAATGgatatgaaaaagaaaaatacaTGTAATTTTATCAcaaactttttttttaaaaataataagcAAGAATATGATGCAAGTaaaatttttcaaaaagtaaatttaaattatgaaaatattagaATAGAACCtccattttattttacaaaaGATACATTTaatctttttataaattatttaagtGATAACAAAAggaattatatatataatatcataaCAAACAAGTATAGTATATATGAAACAAATCATactttatttataacaaaattttataataagtTGATAAACTTTATAGAATTTTATAGATCATTTGATAACTAAATTGTGGAGTAATCTTATAcatcataaaaaaaaaaaaaaaaaattaaaatgaacaactatataaaaaaattgcacacataaatatatgcatatatatacatacacatatatatatatatatatatatacatatatacatacacatatatacatatatacatacatgcatacatacacatatatacatatatacacacacatatatacatatatataatggCACATCAACAAATGAGTATATACCcatttatacatatgaatttattttttttatttgtttcaTTCCAActtattcatttttattttgatcGATTGGGCACATAAAACTATGGTCGTAAATAAAGTAAtgtaaaatttattttttgagAAAAATTTAAGTATATTATCTTTGAAAGAACTTGATATATGTgtcatttttaaaacattaaCTGGTGAGAAAGGGCCACTAATTCTATCTCCAAAAACTCTATGAGAACTTTGTGGTAAAGAAAAGTTTGATCTGTCCACAATTATAAGTTCATGATATACATTTaagaatttatattttatatataaatacatttcTGTATCTTGTAATATATGtgaatataattttttttttgtttgtttactagaaattttaattaaagGTTTTGGTATATCACAAAAATAAGCAAAAGAAAaatcatcattatataacaaagaactattttcaattttacattgtaatatttttgttaaatCTATATATGGACCTTGTAAATGTTGTTCAGATATAGATTCAATATTAAAacaattatttatacattcTTCTTTTAATGATAAATCACCATATAATGCTTTTTCTATAATTAatccatttttattttgttcttcttttattttaatatcatatatatcttttaattcTTCCATTTTATTTGCATAAATAATATCAGCTTCTTTTTCTAACATGTATCTTTGTTCTTCTATAGTATTTTCatcaatataattatttaatacatcataataaaatttctcaaatttatttgttaatattttatatgatttctgaattaaataataacattcTTCATATTCTCTTGATAACTTTTTATTCACACTTAATAATTTAGACAAGGCTAAATAACTTTTACGTATTGTCTTAGCATCCGATTTTAAATTaacatttaatatttcataataCTTAGGTTTTGAATAACTACTTctcatatattttatttttgatatataattatttaagaaatatttCTTATGTTCACTATTCATTGAGTTAAtgtttaaaattatattgttGTCTATGTCGGGGGTTGCTTCATATATACTTCGATTCTTTTCATGGTTCCCACCAAGTTCGtttgttttatttacaGTCAAAGTGGTGTTCATTTttgtaattatattaatatatatatatatatgtgatatTTTATTCGTATGGtggtaataaaaatattaattttatttcgACAGATTGTACAATTTATACATGTTTCATTTGTTAACGttttacaaaattattattatatgatacataacacaaatatatatattatataaaaattaatatgttctttattttttcaattatGAAATGGGCCGTTAAAAATTTAcccatatatatatatatatatatatatatatatatgtttatacatatatatattattttatttattttattttttatttctttttatattatttatttattttattttttattttaattttttttttttttttttgtgcacaatataatttttaatatttcaatgtgtatatattattttaccatatttcatatgtatttttttttttttttttttttaatgaataaaaagatggaaattttcatataattagattatttaatttgtaTAGTTTACATTATACACATANNNNNNNNNNNNNNNNNNNNNNNNNNNNNNNNNNNNNNNNNNNNNNNNNNNNNNNNNNNNNNNNNNNNNNNNNNNNNNNNNNNNNNNNNNNNNNNNNNNNNNNNNNNNNNNNNNNNNNNNNNNNNNNNNNNNNNNNNNNNNNNNNNNNNNNNNNNNNNNNNNNNNNNNNNNNNNNNNNNNNNNNNNNNNNNNNNNNNNNNNNNNNNNNNNNNNNNNNNNNNNNNNNNNNNNNNNNNNNNNNNNNNNNNNNNNNNNNNNNNNNTtttaatgaataaaaagatggaaattttcatataattagattatttaatttgtaTAGTTTACattatacacatatatatatatataaatatatataaatatatatttttatttatatattcttttttatttttttttgaataaaGTGAGATTAAGCTTTTaagaaggaaaaaaaaacaaattaaaaaaaaaaaaagagaaaacTATTTctataacatattttatcaaAAGTGTGTATATGAACAAATATGGGgaaattatttatgttttgttgtatatgttatatataaaacattgAAGGAAAACaagaaatttttttaaaaaaatgaaataaaataaaatgagaaatatatatatatatatattatattttatatgaactCATATTCTAAATATACTAccaaaataatatatatatatatatatatatatcaatataaattaataataaaaaagtagCATTATTACTCCTTGGGCTAGTAGTGTAGTGGTATCACGTTCGCTTCGCATGCGAAAGTTCCCGGGTTCGATTCCCGGCTGGTCCATCAAGgacaaaataaaagatggaaagaataatataatggagaacaaaatagaaaaaaaatattataaaaataatatatatgttattatatttaattgaattatatattattttatatatatattaaactAATAATACGGTTTAGTAAAAAGTTTAAAGgtattatgaataatactatattatcaaagcaataatataaattataaaatattgaagtatacaaattttaattcttttttattctcataatatcatatatatatatatatatatatatatatataattaagtacatattataaaaatatagaattATTTTCCACTTATACTGCGAAATTATAGATgcttttatttatttataataaaaaataattcatatattatatatttatataaaaattaataatattattttaaattatcacataagatatatattttatatatattataaaatctttttattttaattcttatttttatcccattttatttcctttttccTCCTGctctattatatatatattacatgacaaaatttttaaattttgttTGACAGAAGCGGGATTCGAACCCACGCCTTATACAGACTACAATCTGACTGTAGCGCCTTAGACCGCTCGGCCATTCTGTCGAACATTATAAATGTCATTTTTTCCAATTTGAtctaattttattttgtatattttcaAGATAAAATTTgagaatattattatttcatttttacaatatttttttatataagagtgaaataatatatatttctttatatttaattcataCGAAGAGTAACCTGTATTTGAATTTACATGTACACTTTCTTTTTATagaatttttaatatattaaataataatatagtaATAAATTGCATTAAAGGAGTTGTA from Plasmodium reichenowi strain SY57 chromosome 6, whole genome shotgun sequence includes these protein-coding regions:
- a CDS encoding hypothetical protein (conserved Plasmodium protein, unknown function); its protein translation is MSTKLEQENCKLLENIEVISTWSSNNDSNMESLVEPSELDIKDDNEKCLDILNDNLIYDFEKEEDEKKKKNTKNEKSLSNIDLEYDTMEKYIKCIIDNKEKEEFYSFMKYICDSDLFFTFVQLFLDLIKNKDSNLNPHDYLIKFFQINIEEENNTNSIKRKNLIKENNFYKKQNEELKKQINIIQVEIMDMKKKNTCNFITNFFFKNNKQEYDASKIFQKVNLNYENIRIEPPFYFTKDTFNLFINYLSDNKRNYIYNIITNKYSIYETNHTLFITKFYNKLINFIEFYRSFDN
- a CDS encoding DnaJ protein, putative — encoded protein: MNTTLTVNKTNELGGNHEKNRSIYEATPDIDNNIILNINSMNSEHKKYFLNNYISKIKYMRSSYSKPKYYEILNVNLKSDAKTIRKSYLALSKLLSVNKKLSREYEECYYLIQKSYKILTNKFEKFYYDVLNNYIDENTIEEQRYMLEKEADIIYANKMEELKDIYDIKIKEEQNKNGLIIEKALYGDLSLKEECINNCFNIESISEQHLQGPYIDLTKILQCKIENSSLLYNDDFSFAYFCDIPKPLIKISSKQTKKKLYSHILQDTEMYLYIKYKFLNVYHELIIVDRSNFSLPQSSHRVFGDRISGPFSPVNVLKMTHISSSFKDNILKFFSKNKFYITLFTTIVLCAQSIKIKMNKLE